The following coding sequences lie in one Prionailurus viverrinus isolate Anna chromosome X, UM_Priviv_1.0, whole genome shotgun sequence genomic window:
- the LOC125157078 gene encoding 60S ribosomal protein L35-like — MVQIKAGDLCGKKEEVLQELEVLRVGLSQLCVPEVTGSPASKFSEIRAVHKSVARVLTVINQAQKKNPGKLYEGKKYQPLDPQPMSGT; from the coding sequence ATGGTCCAGATTAAGGCTGGAGACCTTTGCGGCAAGAAGGAGGAAGTGCTTCAAGAGCTGGAAGTCCTGAGGGTGGGGCTGTCCCAGCTGTGCGTCCCCGAAGTGACAGGCAGCCCAGCCTCCAAGTTCTCCGAGATCCGAGCTGTTCACAAATCCGTCGCCCGTGTTCTCACCGTCATCAACCAGGCTCAGAAAAAGAACCCCGGGAAACTCTACGAGGGTAAGAAGTACCAGCCCCTGGATCCACAGCCCATGAGCGGAACCTGA